From the genome of Carcharodon carcharias isolate sCarCar2 chromosome 34, sCarCar2.pri, whole genome shotgun sequence, one region includes:
- the mrpl28 gene encoding 39S ribosomal protein L28, mitochondrial, with translation MPLHKYPPQIWKALRLKQGIYARLPAHYLRSLEETQEPTPVHFKPHGVKYVRNPRTGQPERVQDVPIPIYHPPESQQGLWGGEGYIRGFRYANNDKLSTRLRKTWKPQLFVRELYSEILDKTFTIQVTMRTLDLVDACYGFDFYILKTPKVDLNSKLGMDLKRAMLLRLARKDTELYPDDAEKRELIYNKYKEFVIPEEEAEWVGLSLEEAVEKQRLLEKTDPLPLFKVYAEELVHKLSMLKLSEPVIVGKKS, from the exons ATGCCCCTCCACAAGTACCCGCCCcagatctggaaggcactgcggCTGAAGCAGGGAATCTACGCCCGGTTACCGGCTCATTACCTCCGCTCCCTCGAGGAGACCCAGGAGCCCACACCCGTCCACTTTAAACCCCACGGGGTCAAATACGTACGGAACCCACGCACCGGGCAACCAGAACGCGTGCAAGACGTACCGATTCCCATCTACCACCCGCCAGAGTCACAGCAGGggctgtgggggggagagggctaCATCCGAGGATTCAGATATGCTAACAACGACAAG CTCTCCACACGGCTGAGAAAAACTTGGAAGCCGCAATTGTTTGTGCGCGAGCTTTACAGTGAAATCCTGGACAAAACCTTCACCATCCAGGTGACCATGCGGACCCTAGACTTAGTGGACGCTTGCTATGGTTTCGATTTCTATATCTTGAAG ACCCCCAAGGTCGACCTGAATTCGAAGCTGGGGATGGACCTGAAACGTGCAATGCTGCTGAGACTTGCTCGCAAGGACACCGAGCTTTACCCCGACGATGCAGAGAAGCGGGAACTCATCTACAACAAATATAAG GAGTTTGTAATTCCTGAAGAGGAGGCAGAATGGGTTGGTCTGAGCCTCGAGGAagctgtggagaaacagaggcTGTTGGAGAAGACG GATCCTTTGCCACTGTTTAAGGTTTACGCTGAGGAACTAGTCCACAAATTGAGCATGCTGAAACTGTCGGAGCCAGTGATTGTAGGAAAGAAGTCGTAA